The region aggacacggtacagcatgatgtgcagcctgaagacacgatagaaaatgatgttgaggttgaggacacggtacagcatgatgtgcagagtgaggacacgatagaaaatgatgttgaggttgaggacacggtacagcatgatgtgcggcctcaggacacgatagaaaatgatgttgaggttgaggacacggtacagcatgatgtgcagagtgaggacacgatagaaaatgatgttgaggttgaggacacagtacagcatgatgtgcagagtgaggacacgatagaaaatgatgttgaggttgaggacacggtgcAGCATGATGTGAAGCCTGaagacacgatagaaaatgatgttgaggttgaggacacggtgcAGCATGATGTGAAGcctgaggacacgatagaaaatgatgttgaggttgaggacacggtacagcatgatgtgcagagtgaggacacgatagaaaatgatgttgaggttgaggacacggtacagcatgatgtgcagagtgaggacacgatagaaaatgatgttgaggttgaggacacggtacagcatgatgtgaagcctgaggacacgatagaaaatgatgttgaggttgaggacacggtgcagcatgatgtgcagagtgaggacacgatagaaaatgatgttgaggttgaggacacggtacagcatgatgtgcagagtgaggacacgatagaaaatgatgttgaggttgaggacacggtacagtaTGATGTGCAgtctgaggacacgatagaaaatgatgttgaggttgaggacacggtacagcatgatgtgcagagtgaggacacgatagaaaatgatgttgaggttgaggacacggtacagtaTGATGTGCAgtctgaggacacgatagaaaatgatgttgaggttgaggacacggtacagcatgatgtgcagagtgaggacacgatagaaaatgatgttgaggttgaggacacggtacagcatgatgtgcagagtgaggacacgatagaaaatgatgttgaggttgaggacacggtacagcatgatgtgcagagtgaggacacgatagaaaatgatgttgaggttgaggacacggtacagcatgatgtgcagagtgaggacacgatagaaaatgatgttgaggttgaggacacggtacagcatgatgtgcagagtgaggacacgatagaaaatgatgttgaggttgaggacacggtacagcatgatgtgcagtgGACCATGATGAGTAGTTGAGAACAGCAGATGATGCAATAACACTGAATTAATGTTAGGATATATGAAAGTGATACCAGGGTGTCAGAAGGACAGAAATACATGTGTTGATGTTGAGGACACGGACAGCATGAGGAATAGGACCATagtgatgttgaggttgaggacacggtacagcatgatgtgcagagtgaggacacgatagaaaatgatgttgaggttgaggacacggtacagcatgatgtgcagagtgaggacacaatagaaaatgatgttgaggttgaggacacggtacagcatgatgtgcagagtgaggacacaaGAATGATGTTGGGGTGAGGACACGGACAGCATgagtgcagagtgaggacacgatagaaatgTGTTGAGGTTGAGAACGGTACAGAAGTGTCGAGTTAGAACGatagaaaaagatgttgagttGAGGACACGTCAGCAGATTCAGAGTGAGAGACACAATGAAAAAGAATGTTTTCTTTATCCAGGAGGGAATTGATGAAATTAAATTTATCAAGAAGTTACACGAAGGAGGCAATGGGATGATACACCAAGTATTATTCAATGGGGAGAAGAGTGTTAGTAAAACCCTTCATGATGAACACGACTTGTTCAATTTACTGTATGAGGCCGAAACCCTATGTTACCTAAAGGGAGCCGGAGGGGCTCCTTTCTTGTACGGCCTGTCCCAAGTACCTGCCAGGATGATCATGTCCTTCGTCGGTAGTCCTTATGAGAAGTATCTACAGACCCGATCAGAAAAAGATATTGTCGACTCTGTCATCTCCATTCTAGACCTGTTGGAAGAGATCCACGAAGCAGGCGTCATACACAATGATATTAAAATTGacaacatcactgtgacctacgTCGGTGGCGTGTCCTTCCATTTCGTTGACTTCGGCCTGAGCACGATGGAAGGACAAATTCTAAaactggtgggtgaaggagggaaacCTTGGATGTCCCCGGAATCCGTGAACCGTGAACCGCTCTCACCTGCCAGTGACGTGTTCTCCCTCGGCTTTTTATTCAATGATATTCAAAGTTACGTCGAGAAAGAATAGGTAAAGCGACACCTCAAAGAACTGCAAAAACTTGTGGAAGTCCGTGACCCGGCAAGGCGACCATCGCTGGCTGATATAAAAGCCGGTATAGAGAAGGTGAAGGAACGAGCGTGGCGACAGCGTAAGGGTCGTCCAGCTAAGCGGGTTAGGAGAACCAAGTTGCCAGCAGGTTGATGTGtgacgtgtcatcatcatcatcatcattatcttccgtCTTCTTCACGTGAACCCATGTTGAAGGTATGTACTCATGGTGACGACGAAGGGAATCCCTTACTCAAAAGTGAGGTTTGATACATTCCGTCAGTTACCtttccatatattatatatacatatacatatacatatatattgtattatctaataTTTGCTGAACTTTTTTAGATTTCTCTCCATGTCTGAGAGGGTCAAGAggccccgctgctgctgctgggtgtgTACACCTACTGACGTTGTGTCACGTCTGCACATCTGACGGTGTCTTGTCTCGCTTGGTCAAAAAGGATTTTTTCacagttacggagagagagagaggagagagagagagaggagagagagagagagagagagagagagagagagagagagagaagaggagagagagagagagagagagagagagatgcattacaAGTGTCAGACCtagccccgccccccctcccccttaccacgTTACAGCACAAAACGGGTAATTACAATGAGAGGTCGACCTGCACCTGCCTCTCCTGGATGTGCCTGGCAGTGGAGCCATGGTCTCACAAGTTCGACTTCAGCctctacaacaccatcacccaccaataTGGCCAACAACACTTACACCCAGAGTTGAACTCCAGcctctgccacccacccaccaccactgtgtcacacgtccagcctctcccacccacccacccaccaccactgtgtcacacgtccagcctctcccacccacccaccccaccactgtgtcacacgtccagcctctcccacccacccaccaccactgtgtcacacgtccagcctctccacccaccacccaccaccactgtgtcacacgtccagcctctcccacccacccaccaccaccactgtgtcacacgtccagcctctcccacccacccaccaccactgtgtcacacgtccagcctctccacccacccacccaccaccactgtgtcacacgtccagcctctcccaccccacccacccaccaccactgtgtcacacgtccagcctctcccacccacccacccacacaccactgtgtccacacgtccagcctctcccacccacccacccaccaccactgtgtcacgcgtccagcctctcccacccaccaccaccaccactgtgtcacacgtccagcctctcccacccacccaccaccaccactgtgtcacacgtccagcctctcccacccaccaccaccactgtgtcacacgtccagcctctcccacccacccacccaccactgtgtcacacgtccagcctctcccacccacccaccaccactgtgtcacacgtccagcctctcccacccacccaccaccactgtgtcacacgtccagcctctcccacccacccaccaccactgtgtcacacgtccagctcGAGTGGTAGGAATGTAGGGGATGACTCTGCCTCTGCCAGTGGGGGATTGCTGTGCTTCTCCCAGGACTGACAACACCTCTGCCCCTGATCATGTTAACTCCACTACCTGTACTGGTTACTTTGGTCCACAAGCAAATAGTGATGATTCAGTCTTAAATGATCCTTGTTTATGCcattaaggagagagagttttacactcgcgttgcccagtCTCCTGACTTTCTggatatgtaccatatctttacacctatgtatgtatgtatctataaaatgcatgtatgtatgcacacacacacacacacacacacacacacacacgacctgttaAGACCTTACTCGTCCAATCATTCTTAATGAACCTCACATTTCCGGCACCATCCGGCACGGTGACCCTAGTATAAGACATCGTTCCATTTCCTCTATTAcgtacacaccctcttctcctccctcagccacactcctttttctttttctcttcattatcacacttctctctcaccctttctttacatactcgatcaagccgcctcacactcaaacatttcatttcccaaacctccatcctccttcccacaacactatcgagagcccaaacctcgctaccatataacattgttaaaagtacaagtaccagtgtccgggcgtggccactcctccatattgtttcccaggtagccacttgggcagcgctactgggCGTCGACTCCCTATTGGAGGACCGCTGCTGCTCGCGATTTATGATTGGTTCTCTGCGGCCCAATAATTTTatgctacgcctccgcggtagttgattggtcatcgaccgtAGACTGGCTACTTGTTTACGTCCCAGATAGGAAagtgtctgccttaaccacagTATACAATGTGTTGCCTGACAGTGGCGccccactcacccacatacactccactcctcactcacaccacatacactccactcctcactcacaccacatcactccactcctcactcacaccacatactccatcctcactcacaccacatcactccactcctcctcactccacaccacatacactccactcctcactcaccaccacatacactccactcctcactcacaccacatacactccactcctcactcacaccacatacactccactcctcactcacaccacatacactccactcctcactcacaccacatcactccactcctcactcacaccacaactccactcctcactcacaccacatacactccatcctcactcacaccacatacactccactcctcactcacaccacatgtactccactcctcactcacaccacatgtactccactcctcactcacaccacaacactccactcctcactcacaccacatacactccactcctcactcacaccacatacactccactcctcactcacaccacattactccactcctcactcacaccacatacacccatcctcactccaccacatacactccactcctcactcacaccacatgtactccactcctcactcacaccacatgtactccactcctcactcacaccacatacactccactcctcactcaccacatacactccactcctcactcacaccacatgtactccactcctcactcacaccacatacactccactcctcactcacaccacatacactccactcctcactcacaccacatacactccactcctcactcacaccacatacctccactcctcactcacaccacatacactactcctcactcacaccacatgtactccactcctcactcacaccacatacactccactcctcactcacaccacatacactccactcctcactcacaccacatgtactccactcctcactcacaccacatacactccatcctcactcacaaccacatacactccactcctcactcacaccacatactccactcctcactcacaccacatacctccactccatcactcacaccactacacctccactcctcactcacaccacatacactccactcctcactcacaccacatacactccactcctcactcacaccacatacacccaccctcactcacaccacatacactccactcctcactcacaccacatgtactccactcctcactcacaccacattactccactcctcactcacaccacatacactccactcctcactcacaccacatgtactccactcctcactcacaccacataactccactcctcactcacaccacatacactccactcctcactcacaccacatgtactccactcctcactcaccacacatgtacactcctcactcacaccacattactccactcctcactcacaccacatacactccactcctcactccaccacatacactccactcctcactcacaccacatacactccactcctcactcacaccacatgtactccactcctcactcacaccacatactccactcctcactcacaccacatatactccactcctcactcacaccacatgtacctccactcctcactcacaccacatacactccactcctcactcacaccacatgtactccactcctcactcacacacacacactccactctcaaccactaccactcctcactcacaccacatacactccactcctcactcacaccacatacactccactcctcactcacaccacatgtactccactcctcactcacaccacatacactccactcctcactcacacacatacactccactcctcatcacaccacatacctccactcctcactcacaccacatctcataccatactcactcctcactcatacaCCACCTACacgtactccactcctcactcacaccacatgtactccactcctcactcacaccacacacactccactcctcactcacaccacatacactccactcctcactcacaccacatacactccactcctcactcacaccacatgtactccactcctcactcacaccacatgtactccactcctcaacACACCAcattactccactcctcactcacaccacatgtactccactcctcactcacaccacatgtactccactcctcactcacaccacatacactccactcctcactcacaccctacactccactcctcactcacaccacatacactccactcctcactcacaccacatgtactccactcctcactcacaccacatgtactccactcctcactcacaccacatatactccactcctcactcacaccacatgtactccactcctcactcacaccacatacactccactcctcactcacaccacaacactccactcctcactcacaccacatgtactccactcctcatcacaccacatgtactccactcctcctcacaccacatacactccactcctcactcacaccacatacactccatctcacacaccacatctactcactcaccatcactcacaccacatgtactccactcctcactcacaccacatacactccactcctcactcaccacatacactccactcctcactcacacacatacactccactcctcactccaccacatgtaactccactcctcactcacaccacatgtactccactcctcactccaccacatgtactccactcctcactcacaccacatacactccactcctcctcacacactacactccactcctcactcacaccacagtcactccactcctcactcacccacatgtactccactcctcactcacaccacatacactccactcctcactcacaccacatatcactcctcactacacacatacactcactctcatcacaccacaccagtaTCCTGCTATGCctctacaagaaggcacttctgccgacgtgacaccactctccgtcaacggtcgctgtgcaaagtgaaacctcaccgccCACTATCTGTGAAAGTGACCTCGCCAcatcaagtggcactgcagcccacactcctaccagacccaccatcctcagAAATGCGCCCACACCTGTAGCACTCAGACCGAGGTCTCAAACCTGTAGGCCCAGCATTctagaccgacttggtccccaacacatgtcaggcccagcgttctagaccgacttgGTCCTCAACACATGTCAGCcacgttctagaccgactgggaccataacacatgacatgtcacgttacagaccgactgcactccgcaccacgtacgggcgttaaaagcgtgtcgagatgacacacgctccccgtgccaaaagattcagttggtgaggaacctgagttctttcttcctgctggtgctgcaggagaacacggccctggtgtggaggtgggtttgtgtttgtgtgtgtgtgtgtgtcaaccagtttgggttatcactgaggaaccaacaccaagacaactttagtttggcctcgccaaggattacgttaatctggcggaagtctggctttctcccagtactggataatatctacgtagggacgatgaaaagaaaaaggataagaaATAGGAACATTATCTCGCCCAAAAGATACATAAATTCCCGGGGGTaacttccttcgtcttcaaagaacaaatgaaactcttgcgacgctaccgtgccttccataaagctaccctcaaagaaatcactttctacccaatgcgcaaggattcggtcagCCAATCTTcgtatggctggggctattgttccctctgattgattcatttttcaagattaaggaaagttataataaaaatattgtattgagtttctccgttagcgtcagggtaaacacccccccccccccccccccccccccccgaagctaggttacctttccgtggtgggggggacttcatggattaggcagtagcaaccatcgttggttgcttctgttcaatccatgaacgaaaaaccaagcatcttgaacgtaattgtcgtatacattcacttggtgtcaaaactgacacgaaggcggttgtctcaattttgcgagaaatgtttgtgcgtctcggcctgatggcgggagtcggtttggcgctgtggtcatgaaggaatacgaggaagattggcaaccgtcccagaagtagctacagtgaggcccagcagctgtccctaatactgtggaaggcagtcatgtaaggtgtgcagtgaggcgcagcagtaacaaggcaaacagacaaccaaaacagcaatcttgatcatcaggaggctatccaatgctcagagtaaataaggacgattattgtatggcttcgctcagagaaTGATAATCTTAGCcatgaaaatcaacaagtcaaataactagtagttagtggtagtgaagtggaatgaccacatttctgtggtcttaatagtcaaacgaaacttttcgttttctccatccttaaggttgtcaggtaatggtaactacaaggatATGACCACAGAAAatgtgtgatggaaagtgcaggaaatgtggtaatgtttaTAATATAAATCATGCAGTTGTATACCAAATGTATGATAACATTTTGTCTTCTCGGTTCCTTTTCATCAATttaaatacaggtaagttttctctttatcgaggtgggataagctacgtgcactcggcttgtaaatgtggtgactttcccttcattaccacaatggtgtgctgaactgaagatgtagaattccgtagatgaaactgagataggaaatcaatctacatcaaaaactgAACGTATGTATCTTCAGATGGACATAAACGGAcagacggaggggcacactggagcaaatgaatttcagtatcaTCACTTAAAGTAGACCtctcaactagttgtggctttaaagcaaactttttctagcccaggtttagttagcacctaaactgaTCCccgcgaccttaccttaagaaatattttcagtagGTTCTGTCTGAACACATttgtaaggtaaggtcatttactATACGTTTCAGTGGCGGACAAACGCTGTTTATTGCCAGTATCTCGTcaacgattcattgtatcattatgatatttcagcacactaccacccgggccagatgtatggctgacataccacattgctatatgtgttatgttcagcacactaacacccgggccagatgtatgg is a window of Panulirus ornatus isolate Po-2019 chromosome 54, ASM3632096v1, whole genome shotgun sequence DNA encoding:
- the LOC139765342 gene encoding uncharacterized protein gives rise to the protein MDIKVLMLALVVCSVHVYIWWEQQWVGLVADEVLRICSDFTGELRTVEAPSPFWFTLPVAGPLVANHQRKLQLRLALAYLQEVEDTVQHDVQSEDTIENDVEVEDTVQHDVQSEDTIENDVEVEDTVQHDVQSEDTTENDVEVEDTVQHDVQSEDTIENDVEVEDTVQHDVQSEDTIENDVEVEDTVQHDVQSEDTMENDVEVEDTVQHDVQPEDTIENDVEVEDTVQHDVQSEDTIENDVEVEDTVQHDVRPQDTIENDVEVEDTVQHDVQSEDTIENDVEVEDTVQHDVQSEDTIENDVEVEDTVQHDVQSEDTIENDVEVEDTVQHDVQSEDTIENDVEVEDTVQHDVKPEDTIENDVEVEDTVQHDVQSEDTIENDVEVEDTVQHDVQSEDTIENDVEVEDTVQYDVQSEDTIENDVEVEDTVQHDVQSEDTIENDVEVEDTVQHDVQSEDTIENDVEVEDTVQHDVQSEDTIENDVEVEDTVQHDVQSEDTIENDVEVEDTVQHDVQSEDTIENDVEVEDTVQHDVQSEDTIENDVEVEDTVQHDVQSEDTIENDVEVEDTVQHDVQSEDTIENDVEVEDTVQHDVQSEDTRMMLG
- the LOC139765343 gene encoding uncharacterized protein — translated: MKKNVFFIQEGIDEIKFIKKLHEGGNGMIHQVLFNGEKSVSKTLHDEHDLFNLLYEAETLCYLKGAGGAPFLYGLSQVPARMIMSFVGSPYEKYLQTRSEKDIVDSVISILDLLEEIHEAGVIHNDIKIDNITVTYVGGVSFHFVDFGLSTMEGQILKLVGEGGKPWMSPESVNREPLSPASDVFSLGFLFNDIQSYVEKE